One Tamlana carrageenivorans genomic region harbors:
- the clpP gene encoding ATP-dependent Clp endopeptidase proteolytic subunit ClpP, with protein MDYAKEFEKFAIKDQGISSTYYDKIISSMYPQNLTPNIIEERQMNIAVFDVFSRLMMDRIIFLGTGINDQVANIVQAQLLFLESTDANKDIQIYINSPGGSVYAGLGIYDTMQFIKPDVATICTGMAASMGAVLLCAGAKGKRSGLTHSRVMIHQPLGGAQGQASDIEITAREILTLKEELYQIISKHSGQDYDKVYQDSDRDYWMKADKAKEYGMIDEILARN; from the coding sequence ATGGATTACGCAAAAGAATTTGAAAAGTTCGCGATAAAAGATCAAGGGATTAGCAGCACATATTACGACAAAATTATTAGTAGTATGTATCCTCAAAATTTGACTCCAAACATTATAGAAGAGCGTCAAATGAATATTGCTGTTTTTGATGTATTTTCTCGATTAATGATGGATCGAATCATATTTTTAGGAACGGGCATTAACGATCAAGTGGCAAATATTGTTCAAGCACAATTGTTGTTTTTAGAAAGTACAGATGCTAATAAAGACATTCAAATTTATATCAATTCTCCAGGAGGAAGCGTGTATGCTGGTTTAGGTATTTACGATACCATGCAATTTATAAAACCAGATGTGGCTACTATTTGTACTGGAATGGCAGCATCCATGGGTGCCGTTTTATTATGTGCTGGAGCGAAAGGTAAACGTAGCGGATTAACACATTCTCGTGTGATGATTCACCAACCTTTAGGAGGGGCACAAGGGCAAGCTAGTGATATAGAAATTACAGCAAGAGAAATTTTAACCTTAAAAGAGGAACTTTATCAAATTATTAGTAAGCATTCTGGGCAGGATTACGACAAAGTATATCAGGATAGTGATCGCGATTACTGGATGAAAGCCGATAAAGCCAAGGAGTACGGTATGATCGATGAAATTTTAGCTCGAAATTAA
- the tig gene encoding trigger factor, whose protein sequence is MNITRENVDALNAVVKVDIAKEDYSDKVEKILSDYRKTANIPGFRKGHVPMGMVKKQYGKAVLVDEVNKLLQDALNKYLTEEKLDVLGQPLPKAQEGIDWDADNFSFEFELGLAPEFDVELKSKKAITQYNIIADDKMIDEQIERIQKQYGKLVSQDAVEKDSELTGTFTNEEKEIENTVTLTLDKFKGEATAKQFLGAKVGDVITLKTKGLYNDEHELMHALKLSHDDVHGLDIEVNFTITEINERELADLDQELFDKLFGEGEVTSVDELKAKIKEDAEKQFAQQADQKLLNDVTEYLVENTKFDLPAEFLTKWMQTAGEKEIDADQAKEEYEKSEKGLRYQLIEGKLITDNNVQVTMDDIKNHAKEMIKGQMAQFGQLNPSDKELEDIAARVLGNQDEARRISEQLISQKLLAVYKEKANLKVKELSYENFVKEVYGDK, encoded by the coding sequence ATGAATATTACAAGAGAAAACGTTGATGCATTAAATGCTGTTGTTAAAGTGGATATCGCTAAGGAAGATTACAGCGATAAAGTTGAGAAAATCTTATCAGATTACCGTAAAACAGCAAACATTCCTGGTTTTAGAAAAGGACATGTGCCAATGGGCATGGTTAAAAAGCAGTACGGAAAAGCTGTTTTAGTTGATGAAGTAAACAAGTTATTACAAGACGCTTTAAATAAGTATTTAACAGAAGAAAAACTTGACGTACTTGGGCAACCTTTACCAAAAGCCCAAGAAGGTATTGATTGGGACGCTGATAATTTTTCATTTGAATTTGAATTAGGGCTTGCACCAGAATTTGATGTAGAGCTAAAAAGTAAAAAAGCCATCACACAATACAATATCATTGCCGATGATAAAATGATTGATGAGCAAATTGAGCGTATTCAAAAACAATACGGGAAATTAGTATCTCAAGATGCTGTTGAGAAAGACAGTGAGCTTACAGGAACTTTTACAAACGAAGAAAAAGAAATCGAAAATACAGTAACTTTAACTTTAGATAAATTTAAAGGAGAAGCTACAGCAAAGCAATTTTTAGGTGCTAAAGTTGGTGATGTTATTACCTTAAAAACTAAAGGTCTTTACAATGACGAGCACGAATTAATGCATGCATTAAAATTAAGTCATGACGATGTTCATGGTTTAGATATTGAAGTTAACTTTACAATTACTGAAATTAATGAACGTGAGCTAGCCGATTTAGATCAGGAGTTATTTGATAAGCTTTTTGGTGAAGGTGAAGTGACATCTGTTGATGAGTTAAAAGCTAAAATCAAGGAAGATGCTGAAAAACAATTCGCGCAACAAGCCGATCAGAAATTGTTAAACGACGTTACCGAATATTTGGTTGAAAACACAAAATTCGATTTACCAGCTGAGTTCTTAACGAAGTGGATGCAAACTGCAGGTGAAAAAGAAATTGATGCCGATCAAGCTAAAGAAGAGTATGAGAAATCTGAAAAAGGTTTACGTTACCAGTTAATCGAAGGTAAGTTGATTACCGATAATAACGTTCAAGTAACTATGGACGATATTAAAAATCACGCCAAAGAAATGATTAAAGGGCAAATGGCGCAATTTGGTCAATTAAACCCATCAGATAAAGAATTAGAAGATATTGCAGCACGTGTACTTGGAAACCAAGATGAAGCCCGTCGTATTTCTGAACAATTAATCAGCCAAAAATTATTAGCTGTTTACAAAGAAAAAGCAAATCTTAAGGTTAAAGAATTGAGTTACGAAAACTTTGTTAAAGAAGTTTACGGTGACAAATAA
- a CDS encoding phage holin family protein, translated as MKLILKWLLTAAAVFLLANFLSGVTVDGYTTALIVSVILAVLNLFVKPILVIFTLPITILTLGLFLLVINAIIILLASNLISGFHVNGIWTAIIFSILLSILESILHSLIKED; from the coding sequence ATGAAACTTATTTTAAAATGGTTATTAACTGCTGCTGCCGTGTTTCTATTGGCAAATTTTTTATCTGGTGTCACGGTTGATGGCTATACCACAGCCCTAATAGTTTCGGTTATTTTAGCCGTACTAAATCTTTTTGTAAAACCCATTTTAGTTATTTTCACGCTGCCAATAACCATTTTAACGCTAGGCTTATTTTTACTTGTTATCAATGCCATAATTATACTGTTGGCAAGTAATCTTATTAGCGGGTTTCATGTAAACGGTATTTGGACTGCCATTATATTTAGTATTCTATTGTCTATTCTAGAATCTATACTTCATTCTCTTATAAAAGAGGATTAA
- a CDS encoding alpha/beta fold hydrolase, with translation MLLHSTVLGEGKPFVILHGFLGMSDNWKTLGMQFSESGYEVHLVDQRNHGRSFHDDAFSYEVLAEDLKFYCEYYNLQDIVLLGHSMGGKTAMMFSTLYPELVSKLIVTDISPRFYPVHHDAILNGLSAIKFDEVKSRGEVDKVLSDYVQDLGTRQFLLKNLYWVEKGQLGLRINLEGLQNEVAEVGEALPSHATFDGDTLFLRGDRSEYIGVGDERIIKTHFPKANIVTISNAGHWLHAENPKDFYAEVMKFV, from the coding sequence ATGCTATTACATTCAACAGTTTTAGGAGAAGGAAAGCCTTTTGTTATATTACACGGATTTTTAGGCATGAGCGATAACTGGAAAACCTTAGGGATGCAGTTTAGCGAGTCTGGATATGAAGTGCATTTGGTTGATCAGCGTAACCACGGACGCAGTTTTCACGATGATGCTTTTAGCTATGAAGTGCTTGCTGAGGACCTAAAGTTTTATTGCGAATATTATAATTTACAGGATATCGTGCTTCTTGGGCATTCTATGGGCGGAAAAACAGCCATGATGTTTTCTACCCTTTACCCAGAATTGGTGTCTAAATTAATCGTAACCGACATTTCACCTAGATTTTACCCAGTGCATCACGATGCCATTTTAAACGGATTAAGCGCTATTAAGTTTGATGAAGTTAAGAGTCGCGGAGAAGTAGACAAGGTTTTAAGTGACTATGTTCAGGATTTAGGAACCAGACAATTTCTACTTAAAAACTTGTATTGGGTTGAAAAAGGACAGTTGGGTTTACGTATAAACTTAGAGGGGCTTCAAAATGAAGTGGCCGAAGTAGGTGAGGCCTTGCCAAGTCATGCTACTTTTGATGGCGATACTTTATTTTTGCGTGGCGATCGCTCGGAATATATAGGGGTGGGTGATGAACGTATTATTAAAACACATTTTCCTAAAGCAAATATTGTAACCATTTCTAACGCAGGGCACTGGTTACATGCCGAAAATCCAAAAGATTTTTATGCTGAAGTGATGAAGTTTGTGTAA
- a CDS encoding pyridoxine 5'-phosphate synthase yields the protein MTKLSVNINKIATLRNSRGGDVPNVVGFAKDAQRFGAEGITIHPRPDERHIRYQDARDLKPEVYTEYNIEGNPVKSFMDLVLEVKPTQVTLVPDAVDAITSNAGWDTIKHKDFLIDVIQEFKNNGIRTSIFVDPVLAQIEGAKLTGTDRIELYTEAYAHQYSLGNKDAIKPYFESARLANELDLGINAGHDLSLENIKFFKDEIPNLLEVSIGHALITESLYLGVENVIQMYLNKLK from the coding sequence ATGACAAAGTTAAGTGTTAACATCAATAAGATCGCAACGTTAAGAAATTCTCGTGGTGGCGATGTGCCTAATGTGGTAGGGTTTGCAAAAGATGCCCAGCGTTTTGGTGCCGAAGGGATTACCATTCACCCCAGACCAGACGAAAGACATATTAGGTATCAAGATGCACGCGATTTAAAACCAGAGGTGTACACCGAATATAATATTGAAGGAAACCCTGTAAAGTCGTTTATGGATTTAGTTCTAGAGGTTAAGCCAACGCAGGTAACACTGGTGCCAGATGCGGTCGACGCGATTACCAGTAATGCTGGTTGGGATACGATTAAACACAAAGATTTTTTAATTGATGTGATTCAGGAATTTAAAAATAACGGCATTCGAACCTCTATTTTTGTAGATCCTGTTTTAGCACAAATAGAAGGTGCCAAACTTACAGGAACAGATCGTATAGAATTGTATACCGAAGCTTATGCGCATCAATACAGTTTGGGAAATAAAGATGCTATAAAACCTTACTTTGAAAGTGCCAGATTAGCAAACGAACTTGATTTGGGTATTAATGCTGGACACGATTTGTCTTTGGAGAATATCAAATTTTTTAAGGATGAAATCCCTAATTTATTGGAAGTTTCTATAGGTCATGCCTTAATTACCGAAAGCTTGTATTTAGGGGTAGAAAACGTAATTCAAATGTATTTAAACAAACTTAAATAA
- a CDS encoding CBS domain-containing protein — translation MKLSEYIINDIKPLKIESRVSDLQLLFNQLTFSHIPICNENNAFTGSFSEADAYCFEKTKSLLEYKYAIEDFFVQDTALWLDVLEAFAKNSTNMMPVLNDKNEYLGYYELNDIISLFSDSPFFTESGDVLVIEKGINDYSFSEVSQIVESNGGKILGAFISKTGSDLTQITLKIGQTDITDVIQTFRRYSYNIVSGHEQDGYIETLKERSDYLKKYLNI, via the coding sequence ATGAAACTCTCAGAATATATTATAAACGACATAAAGCCATTGAAGATCGAGAGCAGGGTAAGTGATTTACAGTTGCTTTTCAACCAGCTAACCTTTTCTCACATTCCTATATGTAATGAAAACAATGCTTTTACAGGTAGTTTTTCTGAAGCCGATGCCTATTGTTTTGAGAAAACTAAATCCTTATTAGAATACAAATACGCCATTGAAGATTTTTTTGTTCAGGACACCGCCTTATGGCTTGATGTTTTAGAAGCTTTTGCTAAAAATTCTACAAATATGATGCCCGTTCTAAATGATAAAAATGAGTATTTGGGCTACTACGAACTTAACGACATTATTAGTTTGTTTAGTGACTCTCCTTTTTTTACTGAATCTGGCGACGTTTTAGTTATAGAAAAGGGCATCAACGATTATTCCTTTAGTGAAGTTAGTCAGATTGTCGAATCCAATGGCGGTAAAATACTAGGTGCTTTTATTTCTAAAACGGGCAGTGATTTAACTCAAATTACGCTAAAAATTGGACAAACAGATATTACAGACGTTATTCAAACTTTTAGAAGATACAGCTATAATATTGTATCTGGCCATGAACAGGATGGCTATATTGAAACCCTAAAAGAGCGTTCGGATTATTTAAAAAAATACTTAAACATATAA
- a CDS encoding NAD kinase has translation MKVAVFGRFYNKNTSVSVERLFNYLLKKNIDAYIETHFFNLIRENSAQINDFSSFKTFDTLDTSFDFLVSIGGDGTILRAITFVKDIDIPIIGINTGRLGFLATIQVDVIESAMQNIIDGNYKISERSLLAVETSPENDAISVMNFALNEVAVSRKNTTSMITVETHLDGEYLTSYWSDGLILSTPTGSTGYSLSCGGPVITPSTNSFVLTPIAPHNLSARPLIIPDSTEVHLRVSGREENHLVSLDSRIATLDNGTLIKIKKADFKIKMIDLLDESFLITLRKKLLWGEDKRNN, from the coding sequence ATGAAAGTTGCCGTTTTCGGACGATTTTACAATAAAAACACATCTGTTTCAGTAGAAAGATTATTTAATTATCTCTTGAAAAAAAACATCGATGCCTATATCGAAACCCATTTTTTCAACCTTATAAGAGAAAATTCAGCTCAAATTAACGATTTCAGCTCCTTTAAAACTTTTGACACCTTAGATACTTCCTTCGATTTTTTAGTAAGTATTGGAGGCGATGGCACCATTTTAAGAGCCATTACTTTTGTTAAAGATATCGATATCCCAATAATTGGCATAAATACAGGACGTCTGGGTTTTTTAGCCACCATTCAAGTCGATGTTATTGAAAGTGCCATGCAAAATATTATTGATGGCAATTACAAAATATCGGAACGCAGCTTGCTAGCCGTAGAAACATCGCCAGAAAACGACGCCATAAGCGTCATGAATTTTGCGCTCAATGAAGTAGCTGTGAGTAGAAAAAACACCACTTCCATGATTACGGTGGAAACCCATTTAGATGGTGAGTATTTAACATCCTATTGGAGTGACGGGTTAATACTATCGACACCAACGGGTTCGACAGGATATTCTTTAAGTTGTGGCGGCCCCGTAATTACGCCTAGCACCAATAGCTTTGTATTAACACCCATCGCCCCTCATAATTTAAGTGCCCGCCCTTTAATCATACCAGATTCTACAGAAGTTCACCTCAGAGTTAGTGGTCGTGAAGAAAACCATTTAGTGTCTTTAGACTCCAGAATAGCCACACTTGATAACGGCACTTTAATTAAAATTAAAAAAGCCGATTTCAAAATAAAAATGATTGATCTTCTAGACGAAAGCTTCCTAATTACTTTACGAAAAAAACTGCTTTGGGGAGAGGACAAACGCAACAACTAA
- a CDS encoding DUF6089 family protein: MRHLTLLIISILSIHFCQAQIHEIGGFAGGSNLIGDVGSTEYIAPNAPALGLLYRWNRSSRYSWRASIIYSDLKAYDSKSDDPRRIQRDYDFDSNLLEIAAGMEFTFLDFDLHSGKKEFTPYLFSGISTVRHGNYYFSNGQQTSENKSSWAFAIPMAVGVKAKIIGNFVIGVEVGARYTFTDEIDGNVPSSDNLDSNKFGNINNNDWYMFSGFTLTYTFGQNPCYCVK; encoded by the coding sequence ATGAGGCATTTAACCCTATTGATAATAAGCATATTAAGCATCCATTTCTGTCAAGCTCAAATTCATGAAATTGGTGGTTTTGCTGGAGGAAGTAATTTAATTGGCGATGTTGGTTCTACGGAATACATCGCACCCAACGCCCCGGCACTCGGACTCTTATACCGGTGGAACAGAAGCAGCAGATACTCGTGGAGAGCATCGATTATCTATTCCGATTTAAAAGCATACGACTCCAAATCGGACGACCCTAGACGCATACAGCGCGATTACGACTTCGACTCTAACCTATTAGAAATCGCTGCAGGAATGGAATTCACCTTTTTAGATTTCGATTTACACTCTGGAAAAAAAGAATTCACGCCTTACCTATTTAGCGGTATTAGCACCGTACGTCATGGCAATTACTATTTTTCCAATGGACAACAAACTTCTGAAAACAAATCAAGTTGGGCTTTTGCAATTCCAATGGCCGTTGGAGTTAAAGCTAAAATAATTGGAAACTTTGTTATAGGTGTAGAGGTTGGCGCTCGCTACACATTTACCGATGAGATTGACGGTAATGTTCCTAGCTCAGACAATTTAGACTCAAATAAATTTGGAAATATAAACAATAACGACTGGTACATGTTTTCAGGATTTACCTTAACCTATACTTTTGGGCAAAACCCCTGTTATTGCGTGAAATAA
- a CDS encoding isoprenyl transferase gives MDLKNNILPETLPKHIAIIMDGNGRWAKQKGMMRAFGHENGAKTVRRTVETCAELGIENLTLYAFSTENWNRPKLEVKALMKLLVSALTKELKTLQENNIKLCAIGCLKTLPKKVLEELLSVIELTKNNSRMTLTLALSYGSRDEIVNAVKEISNKVKNNIISPENIDESIINEHLYTQNLPDVDLLIRTSGEQRISNFLLWQIAYAELHFTSVLWPDFTRQHLYEAIIEYQKRERRFGKTSDQLS, from the coding sequence ATGGATTTAAAAAATAATATATTACCCGAAACTTTACCAAAACACATTGCCATTATTATGGATGGTAATGGTCGTTGGGCTAAGCAAAAAGGTATGATGCGTGCATTTGGCCATGAAAATGGCGCAAAAACCGTAAGAAGAACCGTAGAAACTTGTGCCGAACTTGGCATAGAAAATCTAACGCTTTATGCCTTTTCTACCGAAAACTGGAACCGACCTAAACTAGAAGTAAAAGCTCTAATGAAACTTTTAGTGTCGGCTTTAACCAAAGAATTAAAGACCCTTCAAGAGAACAACATCAAACTTTGCGCTATAGGATGTTTAAAAACCTTACCTAAAAAAGTTTTGGAGGAGCTCTTATCTGTTATAGAATTAACCAAAAACAACTCGCGAATGACTCTTACTCTTGCACTTAGCTATGGCTCAAGAGATGAAATAGTAAACGCAGTAAAAGAAATTAGTAATAAAGTTAAAAATAATATAATTTCGCCCGAAAATATTGATGAATCAATTATTAATGAGCATCTTTACACGCAAAATTTGCCAGATGTAGATTTACTTATCAGAACCAGCGGAGAACAACGCATAAGTAACTTCTTACTGTGGCAAATTGCATACGCCGAATTACATTTTACAAGTGTGCTATGGCCAGATTTTACCAGACAACATTTGTATGAAGCTATTATTGAATATCAAAAAAGAGAACGACGATTTGGGAAAACCAGTGACCAGCTTAGTTAA
- a CDS encoding BamA/OMP85 family outer membrane protein — protein sequence MKLLLNIKKENDDLGKPVTSLVNTKPVLTFLKYCTSIILFIGSFTIEAQNPNTKYTIGEITVAGNTSFSEQTIVTYSGLSKGKEIYIPGEEISNAIKKLWNSKLFNDIEVYVTNIEGNVASLQIRLSDLPQLNELKINGVKKGKQDEIIKENNLNKGVKVTENLITTTKNFLTKKYKKDGFYNTKVHINTIEVKDSLDTQRVNMVLNVDRGEKVKIKDITFNGNEVLEDKKLRASMKSTKKINRLRVWKRSKFIDSAYQADLGHVIDTYKKNGYRDARILSDSLIVNDDKTISLQINVTEGEQYKFGEINFIGNTVYSDLYLKRLLRINKGDVYNSILLQERIADNSKPDAFDITNQYQNNGYLFSSINSVEVNVEDHVIDTEIRISEGKPAYFNNVSVVGNDKTNDHVIYREIRTRPGELYSKANVVRTVRELGQLGFFDAQELSPNFLNPNPVEGSIDMEYSVKETGSSQIELQGGYGGGGFIGTLGLSFNNFSIKDIFKKDAYKPIPMGDGQKLALRLQASQFYQTYSFSFSEPWLGGKKPVQFSASLSHTKQFGQNFQTFEVDKSRSFNITGITFGLAKRLSVPDDFFTLSQAVGYQRYDLNNYNTGLFEFGDGYSNNLSYTVGLSRNNTSVDPIYPTGGSSYSVSAKLTLPYSLFNNVDYEALKIERNENNVIRTDVNSTPTEITDANNRIAEIDQERYKWLEFYKVKFKAEWYTQIAKNLVLRPSTEFGFLGAYNNDRGVIPFERFFVGGDGLGNYSLDGRETIQLRGYPNNSLSGQDGGTIYNKFSLELRYPITLKASAKIFALGFAEAGASYNNFKDYNPFDLNRSAGVGLRIFMPAFGLLGIDFGYGFDPVPGTKTSNGWETHFIIGQQF from the coding sequence ATGAAGCTATTATTGAATATCAAAAAAGAGAACGACGATTTGGGAAAACCAGTGACCAGCTTAGTTAATACAAAACCCGTATTAACATTTTTGAAATATTGCACCTCTATAATTCTTTTTATAGGCAGCTTTACTATTGAAGCACAAAACCCTAATACAAAGTATACTATAGGCGAAATAACTGTCGCTGGAAATACAAGCTTTAGCGAACAAACCATTGTTACATATTCGGGTTTAAGCAAAGGCAAAGAAATTTATATTCCTGGAGAAGAGATTAGTAACGCCATTAAGAAATTGTGGAACTCTAAACTTTTTAACGATATAGAAGTTTATGTTACCAATATAGAAGGTAATGTTGCCTCGTTGCAAATTAGACTTTCAGATCTACCTCAACTAAACGAACTCAAAATTAACGGCGTTAAAAAGGGGAAACAAGACGAAATTATTAAAGAAAACAACCTTAATAAAGGCGTAAAAGTTACCGAAAACTTAATTACTACCACAAAAAACTTCCTTACCAAAAAATACAAAAAAGACGGTTTTTACAATACCAAAGTACATATTAACACCATTGAAGTTAAGGACTCTTTAGATACGCAACGCGTAAACATGGTTTTAAACGTAGATAGGGGTGAAAAAGTAAAAATTAAAGATATTACCTTTAATGGTAATGAGGTTTTAGAGGACAAAAAACTTCGTGCTAGCATGAAAAGCACAAAAAAAATTAACCGATTACGTGTCTGGAAACGTTCGAAGTTTATAGATTCGGCTTACCAAGCCGATTTAGGTCATGTTATAGACACTTATAAGAAAAACGGTTATAGAGATGCTCGAATTTTATCGGACAGCCTTATTGTTAACGACGACAAAACCATTTCACTTCAAATAAATGTTACCGAAGGCGAACAATATAAATTTGGAGAAATAAACTTTATTGGAAATACGGTATATAGCGACTTATATTTAAAACGCTTACTACGTATTAACAAAGGTGATGTTTATAACAGCATCCTTTTACAAGAGCGTATTGCCGACAATTCTAAGCCAGATGCCTTTGATATAACCAACCAGTATCAAAATAACGGTTACTTATTCTCAAGTATCAATTCGGTAGAAGTGAATGTTGAAGACCATGTTATTGATACAGAAATTAGAATTTCCGAAGGAAAACCAGCTTATTTTAACAATGTAAGCGTTGTAGGTAACGACAAAACAAACGATCACGTGATCTATAGAGAGATTCGTACGCGCCCAGGAGAATTATACAGTAAGGCTAATGTAGTTCGTACCGTTAGAGAGCTAGGTCAATTAGGCTTTTTTGATGCTCAGGAATTATCGCCAAACTTTCTAAACCCTAACCCCGTTGAAGGTAGTATTGATATGGAGTACTCGGTTAAAGAAACAGGATCTAGTCAAATAGAATTACAAGGGGGCTACGGTGGTGGTGGCTTTATTGGAACTTTAGGATTATCTTTTAATAACTTTTCCATTAAAGACATCTTTAAAAAGGACGCTTACAAACCAATTCCAATGGGTGATGGTCAAAAACTAGCCCTACGATTACAAGCTAGCCAGTTTTACCAAACCTATAGTTTCTCTTTTTCAGAACCTTGGTTAGGAGGTAAAAAGCCCGTTCAGTTTTCTGCTTCTTTATCGCACACCAAACAGTTTGGACAAAATTTTCAAACTTTCGAAGTAGATAAAAGCAGAAGTTTTAACATTACAGGAATTACATTTGGCTTAGCAAAGCGTTTAAGTGTTCCAGATGATTTTTTTACACTTTCTCAAGCTGTTGGTTACCAACGCTATGATTTAAACAACTACAATACAGGCCTATTTGAATTTGGTGATGGTTATTCAAATAACTTATCGTACACCGTAGGATTAAGCCGAAATAACACGAGCGTAGACCCTATTTACCCTACAGGGGGTTCAAGTTACTCGGTAAGTGCTAAACTTACTTTACCATATTCCCTTTTTAACAATGTGGATTATGAAGCCTTAAAAATTGAGCGTAATGAAAATAATGTGATACGAACCGATGTAAACAGCACACCTACAGAAATTACTGACGCCAACAATCGTATTGCTGAAATCGATCAAGAACGATACAAATGGTTAGAGTTTTACAAGGTAAAGTTTAAAGCAGAATGGTATACTCAAATTGCTAAAAACTTAGTTTTAAGACCAAGTACAGAATTCGGATTTTTAGGCGCTTACAATAATGATAGAGGAGTGATTCCTTTTGAGCGTTTCTTCGTTGGTGGGGATGGTTTAGGAAATTACAGTTTAGACGGCAGGGAAACTATTCAATTACGTGGGTACCCTAACAACTCCTTATCTGGACAAGATGGAGGAACTATTTACAATAAGTTTTCATTAGAATTACGTTACCCAATTACACTAAAAGCATCTGCTAAAATATTTGCTTTAGGATTTGCGGAGGCTGGAGCATCATATAATAATTTTAAAGATTACAATCCTTTCGATTTAAATCGATCGGCTGGGGTTGGACTAAGAATCTTTATGCCTGCATTTGGTCTATTAGGTATTGATTTTGGTTATGGATTCGATCCTGTTCCAGGAACAAAAACTAGTAACGGTTGGGAAACACATTTCATAATTGGGCAACAATTTTAA
- a CDS encoding OmpH family outer membrane protein, producing the protein MKRALLKNIKFKNNSLSPFPITETRNMLTNHKSNVLFLLIFIFTACFSLHAQRGVRIGYIDTEYILENVPEYQEATKQLNQKAEKWKNEIHEKLKAVEQKRKDLTTEKVLLTEELIREREEDIEFEESEILDYQQKRFGPNGDLFLQRKQLMQPIQDQIFSAVQDIAEGKKYDFIFDKSSDATMLFSAKRFDLSEQILRSISRTAKRNQAQNRTERKAAEKEELVPEINEELEARESAAETRRREVLAAREAKKQEALERRQKIIEERERERQAKIDARNGVTPQEGKEEAKVEENEVPGATAKKSAPETKTREQLIEENRQKKLADREARKKELEERKRKILEERQRARDSINQNK; encoded by the coding sequence ATGAAACGAGCCTTGTTAAAAAACATAAAATTTAAAAACAACAGTTTAAGCCCGTTTCCTATTACCGAAACTAGAAACATGCTAACAAACCATAAAAGCAACGTTCTTTTTTTACTGATATTCATTTTCACAGCATGCTTTAGTTTACATGCGCAACGTGGGGTTAGAATAGGCTATATTGATACCGAATATATTTTAGAAAATGTACCGGAATACCAAGAAGCCACAAAACAATTGAATCAAAAAGCTGAAAAATGGAAGAATGAAATCCATGAAAAGCTAAAAGCTGTTGAACAAAAAAGAAAAGATCTTACCACAGAAAAGGTTCTTTTAACCGAAGAATTGATTCGTGAACGTGAAGAAGATATCGAATTTGAAGAAAGTGAAATTTTAGATTATCAGCAGAAACGTTTTGGTCCTAACGGTGATTTGTTCCTTCAAAGGAAGCAATTAATGCAACCGATACAAGATCAAATTTTCTCGGCGGTTCAAGATATCGCAGAAGGTAAAAAATATGATTTTATTTTCGACAAATCCTCTGATGCGACCATGTTATTCTCGGCAAAACGCTTTGATTTAAGCGAGCAGATTTTAAGAAGTATTTCTCGAACTGCCAAAAGAAATCAAGCACAAAACCGCACAGAGCGTAAAGCTGCCGAAAAAGAGGAACTTGTTCCTGAGATAAATGAAGAACTCGAAGCCCGTGAAAGTGCTGCTGAAACCCGAAGACGCGAAGTTTTAGCTGCTAGAGAAGCTAAAAAACAAGAAGCTTTAGAAAGACGTCAAAAAATTATTGAAGAACGCGAACGTGAACGCCAAGCTAAAATAGATGCTAGAAATGGTGTAACACCGCAAGAAGGAAAAGAAGAAGCAAAAGTAGAAGAAAATGAAGTTCCAGGAGCTACAGCAAAAAAAAGCGCTCCAGAAACTAAAACCAGAGAACAACTCATAGAAGAAAACAGACAAAAGAAACTAGCCGATCGTGAAGCTAGAAAAAAAGAATTAGAAGAAAGAAAGCGTAAAATATTAGAAGAACGCCAACGCGCTAGAGACAGTATAAACCAAAACAAATAA